The stretch of DNA CGCAGACGGCGGCCCCCGTGCTCAGCCCCTTGGGACTGTTCACCGTGCTTCTCGGTGCGGCGCTCCCCCTCATCGATTTCTTCATCGTCAACGTCGCCCTGCCCGCGATCGGCCGTGATCTGGCCGCGGGCGAGGCGACCCTCGAACTCGTCGTCGCCGGTTACGGCGTGGCCTACGCCGTCCTGCTGGTGCTCGGCGGGCGGCTCGGCGATCTCCTCGGCCGTCGCAGGCTGTTCCTGACCGGGATGGCCGCCTTCGGCGTGACCTCGCTGGCCTGCGGGCTCGCCCCCACGGCCGCCACGCTGGTCGCCGCGCGGATCGCGCAGGGCGCGGCGGCGGCGCTGATGCTGCCGCAGGTACTGGCGACCATCCACGCCACCACACAGGGCCCGCGCCGCGCCAAGGCCCTGAGCCTGTACGGGGCGACCTCGGGCCTCGCGATGGTGGCCGGGCAGATCCTGGGCGGTGTCCTGGTGGCGGCGGACGTGGCGGGCACGGGCTGGCGGGCGATCTTCCTGGTCAACGTGCCCGTGGCGGTGGTGGGCCTCCTCTTCACCTCCCGCTCGGTCCCCGAGACCCGCTCGCCCCGCCCCTCCGCGGTCGACATCCCGGGCACGCTGCTCCTCGCCCTCAGCCTGGTCTCCCTGCTCCTGCCGCTGACGGAGGGCCGCGCCGCGGGCTGGCCGGTGTGGACCTGGGTCGTGCTCGCGGTGTTCCCTGTCGCCGCGACCGTCTTCTTCCGGGTGGAGCGGCGGCTGGAACGGGCCGGTCGCGCCCCTCTCGTACCGCCGAGCCTGCTCGAACTGGTCCCGTTGCGCCGCGGGCTTTCCCTGGTGGTGCCGTTCTCCATCGGCTTCGGCGGCTTCATGTTCGTGATGGCGGTGGCGCTGCAACAAGGCCTGACGATGGGCCCGGTGCCGGCCGGTCTCGCGATGACTCCGCTGGCCGTCACGTTCTTCGCCGCCTCGCTCGCGGGGCCGCGCCTGGTACGCCGGTACGGGAGCCGTGTGATCACGGCGGGCGGTCTCATCCAGGCCGTGGGGGTCACCGTCATCGCGCTGACGGTGCTCGGCGACTGGTCGCACCTGGGCATCGCGGGCCTCGCCCCCGGCATGGCGGTGGCGGGGCTCGGCCAGGGGTTGCAACTCCCCGTACTCGTCCGCGTGATCCTCGCCGAGGTACCCGCGGACCGTGCGGGTACGGGAAGCGGAGTGATGGTCACGACGCAGCAGTCGGCGCTGGCCCTGGGCGTGGCCACGCTGGGCACGCTCTTCCTCGCGCTGGCCGGGAGCGACGGGATGCGGACGGCTCTGACGGTGGCGCTCTTCGTGCTTCTCGCCGTCGTGGTCCTGACCGCGGCACTCAGCCTGCGGCTGCCGCGCACGATCACATGATGGCGTGCGAAGGGAATGGCGGAGGGGCCAGAACCGAGCAGGTTCCGGCCCCTCCGCTCTGATGCGACGAGCGACGAGCGACGAGCGACGAGCGACGAGCGACGAGCGACGAGCGACGAGCGACGAGCCGAAGGATCAACGAGCTGACAGATCGACGCGCGGGCAGATCAACGCGCGGGCAGATCAGCGCGCTGGCAGATCAGTGATCCGACCGAACGACGACCCACCGGATCAATCGTCACCGGGTCCACGACTCACCGGATCAACTGCCGTTCCCGGCCCCCGACTCGGCACCGGCGCCGGAGTCGGCGCCGGAGTCGGAGTCGGACGCGGGAGCCTCGGCCCCGGGCTCCCGCTCCGCTGCGGCCTTCAGCGCCTCGTTGCGCTCCCGCATCTTGCGGGCCAGCTCCTGCTTCTGCCCGACGGCCGCCTTGCGGTCGGCGGGTCCTGTGGTCAGCGCGTCCTGGTTGCCGCGGGACATTTTGGACCGCTGTCCACCGACACCGAGAAGATTGTTGCGGCTCTTCGCCATGGGTACTCCGATCGAAAGTTCACCGCGACGTGCTCGGCCGAGGTGAGGAGGGTGGGGAAACGGGGGCAGGCGGAAGGGTCCGCCCCACCCTCACTCGTAGATCGGTGTCATGAAGAACATGCCAAGACGCTACCGCGCGCGGAACCCGCCACGCACCACATTTCCCTGACGCCCGGAGCGAACAGCCGACGGGGCCGCGGAGGCCCGCGGAGGAAGACCCGCCGCAGGTCAAGGCCGTACGGCGGGTCTCAAAGGTGCCCAGGAGCCGGCGTTACTCCCCGTCCACCCCGCAATCCGCCCCGACGGCCCCGGCCGCGTACCGGACCCCGCCGAGCAACAGGAGGCGGAAGTCCTCGTCCGCGTAGGACTCAGCGGTGTGCCCGAGCCCGGTGTAGAAGGACCGGCCCGCCCCTTGTTGGTGGCACCAGGTGATGGGGTGGTCCCCGCCCATCTCCCCGCCGCTGTAACTCGTCTCGTCCAGGTTCTGGAGTACGTGCACCCGGGCGCGCGGATTGGTGCGGTAGTTGTACAGCTCGTCGGTGTGCGCCCAGGTCTCGTCGAAGTGGGCGGTGGCCGGATGGCTGCGGTCCTCGGTGACCACCTCGGCCTGCTGGACGGCCGGATGGCTCTTGAACCAGGCACCTACAAGGGTCTCGTAGTACGGCCAGTCGTACTCCGTGTCGGCGGCGGCGTGGACGCCGAGGTATCCGCCGCCCGAGTCGACGTAGCCCTTGAGGGCGTTCTGCTGGGTGTCGTCGAGGACGTCCCCCGTGGTGCTGAGGAAGACCACCGCTTCGTACGTGGAGAGGTTGGCCGGGGTGAACGCGGCGGCGTCCTCGGTGGCCGTGACGGTGAAGTCGCCCTCCGTGCCCAGTTCGGTCAGGGCCTGGATGCCCGCGGGTATGGAGTCGTGCCTGAACCCGGCGGTCTTGGAGAAGACCAGAACCTGGAAGGGGTCGGCCTCCGTGCCTGGACCCGGAGTGGCCTGCGCCCCGGTGGCGGGGACGAGCAGCGCAGCCGAGAGAAGGAGAGCGGCGGCGGACGCGAGCCCTCGCACGGAGAGGCGGGAGGAGATGCGTGAGGTCATGGGATCACGGCTCCAGGGTGAAGCTGTCGACGTCGAAGAGGTTGCCCTGCCCGGAGGGGCCCTTGAAGACGAGGTAGAGGCTGGTGGTGCCCGAGGGCGCGCCCGACATCGGCGCGCTGACGTCCACGAAGCTCTCCCAGTTACCGGTCGGTTTGACGGTCGCGGTGGCGACAAGGGTGCCGGTGGCGGAACCGGCGCGCAGTTCGATGGTGCCGCCGGGCCCCGCGGAGGAGACACGGGCCTTCAGGGTCTTGGCTCCGGTGAGGACGTAGGGCTGGAAGGAGATCCAGTCGCCGTCGTCGGTGAATCCGACCGTGGTCCCGCCCTCGGCGGGCCCGTGTCCCGCCTTCTCGATCCCGGACATGGCGGTGTAGTGCTCGGCCTGCCGGTGCCGGGGCTGGAGCTTGCGGACGCTGTGGCTCGTCAGCCCCGCACTGTCGGTGTACTGCGCGTCGAAGACCCCGTAGAGGTTGGCAGCGGCGTCGTGCTCACCGTCTGAGGGGACCGTCAGCGTGCCGGAGCAGCCGTTCTTCGAAGTGATCTCGTGCTGGTGGCTGTCGTGGCCCAACGAGTAGGTGACCTTGACCTTGGCGCAGTCCAGGGGGCCGTCCTCGGGGTCGGACCCGGTGACGGTGAAGGGCACGGTGTCACCGAAGGCGAAGAGCTGTCCGTCGGTGGGCGCGGTCAGGTTGACGGTCGGGGCGGTGTTGCCCGCGGTGACGACCAGACTGGAGGTGCCGGTGAGCCCTTCCGGGTCCTTGACGGTGAGGGTCGGTTTGAAGGTGCCGTTCTTGGTGTACGTGTGGCTGGGGTTGGCCTCCGTGGAGGTGGCGCCGTCCCCGAAGTCCCAGGCGTAGGTGAGTTTTCCGCCCTCGGGGTCGGAGCTGCCCTCGGAGGAGAACTTCACCGCGAGCGGTGTCGTGCCCGAGGTCTTGTCGACGGACGCCTTGGCGACGGGGTTGCGGTTGCTGCCCGCGATGTACTCGATGCGGTAGAGGGCCTGGTTGTCGCTGCCGCTGCCGTAGTCGAGGACGTACATGGCTCCGTCGGGGCCGAACTCCGAGTCCATGACCTGGCTGCCGGTCCACGGGAAGCTCTCGATGGCGCCGGGCGATCCGTCGCCCTCGACCTCGACGGTCTTGATCCATTTGCGGCCGTACTCGGTGGCGAAGAACCGTTTGTCGAGGGACTGGGGGAACTTCACCTTCGAGTCGAGGCCCGCGTCGAAGTGGTAGACGTCCCCGGCCATCGGGGACTCCGAGCCGCTGCCGAACTCGGGCGGTGAACCCTCGTCACCGGCGTAGCGGATCCAGGCCGCCTTGGCCGGGGGCAGCTTGTCGAGTCCGGTGTTGTGCGGTGAGTTGTTGGTGGGGCCGCCCGCGCAGTCGTACTTCGCGCCGGAGGGGCCATCGGGGAAGGTGTACTCGTTGTACGTCTCCGTGGCGGTGTTGGTGCCGGTGCAGTAGGGCCAGCCGTAGTTGCCCGCGGAGGTGATGCGGTTGAACTCGACCTGGCCGCTGGGGCCTCGGTTCGGGTCGGTGGTGCCGGCGTCGGGCCCGTAGTCGCCGAGGTAGACCGTGTCGTTCGCCTTGTCGACGGACATCCTGAACGGGTTGCGGAACCCCATGGCGTAGATCTCGGGGCGGGTCTTGGCGGTGCCGGGGGCGAAGAGGTTGCCCGCGGGGACGGTGTAGCCGCCGTCGGCGGTCGGTTTGATGCGCAGGACCTTGCCGCGCAGGTCGTTGGTGTTGCCCGAGGAGCGCTGGGCGTCGAACTGCGGGTTTCTGTCGGCGCGTTCGTCGAGGGGCGAGTAGCCGGCCGACTCGAAGGGGTTGGTGTCGTCCCCGGTCGTCAGATACAGATTGCCCTTGGAGTCGAAGTCGAGGTCACCGCCGACGTGACAGCACTGGCCCCGGTCGTTGTCCACTTCGAGGAGGACCTTCTCGGTCGCCTTGTCGAGGGTCCCGTCCGTCTTCAGTGTGAAGCGGGAGAGGTTGAGGTGCCCCTTGTAGCGGTCGAAGTCGGCGGCGGTGCCTGTGGTGGGCGCGTCCCCCGCCGGTGTGTCGAGCTTGGGTGAGTAGTACAGGTACAGGTAGCGGTTGGTGGCGAAGGCGGGGTCGACCGCCACCCCTTGGAGCCCTTCCTCGTCGTGGCTGTAGACGTCCAGGGTCCCTGCCGTCTTTGTCGCACCCGAGGCGTCGGTGAGTCTGAGGGTGCCGTCCCGTGAGGTGTGCAGGACGGACTTGTCGGGGAGGACCGCGAGGGACATGGCCTCGCCGCCCATCTCCGCCGCCCCGTGGGCGAGTTGCACTTGCTGGTAGTCGGCTGCGGGAATGTCCTTCGCCGCGCCCTGCGCGCTGGTGGCGGTACCCGTGGTGGCGGCTCCCGCCCCCAGTACCAGTGCGAGTGCGGTGAGCAGCTTCAACCCGGATCTTCTCGGGCGTCCTGACATGAAGCTTCCTTCCTGACGTGTGGGGTGGTCAGGCCAAGGGCTGCCCCGTAGTCCCTGACGGATCAGCGTGCGGCGTCAGTCGCGGCGTATCTCAGGGCGAGGGAATGCCCGCATACTGGATGCATTCGGGCATTCCGACAGCGCGGCGAGGCACCGTAGCTGTAGGCGCCGTAGCCGTCGTCGCACGCCCGCCAGGGACTACGGGGCAGCCCTTGGGCGCGCGCCGGCCGCGCTTGCCTTGCGTTGAGACGTCGTCGCTGTGGCGCGAGGGCTCCTGCGGGACCGTGGGGTGCGGCGGCTCGCCACTCGACCCGAGAGAGACCACCTGCATGCGAGTTGCTACGCACACAAGGCTTCTTGCACATCACTTCGAACGTTTTGCAAGCTCACCAACCGGGCCTCTATTTGTCAAGGCCGTGTCAAAACCCACTCCCTGAGCCCATTACGCCGAGCATCCGACCGATGGCCGGGCCAAGGAATTTTTGGCATGAGCTTGGCAAGCAACTCGGTCATGACCGTGGACCTACTAACAACTCTCTGCAATTCTCCAATAATTGAGCGCAAGAAATAACGCTTCAAGATCACTCAATCCCCGTTGGACCCACAACACTCCGGCAGTTCCAAGAGCCGTGGAGAGGAAGATCATGAGAAGACATCGCTGGAACCGCTGGAGATGGCGGGCAGTCACCGCCTTCCTGGCGGCGAGCCTGCTGATGCTCGGCCTGCCCGCCCTGTCGGCGACGGCGGCCGGTGGCGGCCCCGACCTGGCCTCCGGGGCGAAGACCAGGGCCAGTTCGGCCGAGGCCGACCACGCCGCGGCCGGCGTCACGGACGGGAACCAGAGGACGTACTGGCAGGGCAAGGGCAAGAAGTTCCCGCAGTGGGTGCAGACCGACCTCGGGCGCAAGGCCCGCGTCGACCAGGTCACCCTCAAGCTCCCCGCCGACTGGAAGAGCCGCAAGCAGACCCTGTCCGTGCAGGGCAGTGCGGACGGCACCAGCTTCAGCACGCTGAAGACGTCCGCCGCCTACACGTTCAGCCCCGGAGCGGGCAACAAGGTGACGGTCTCCTTCCCCGCCACCGTCGCCCGCTACGTCCGCGCCGAGATCACCGCCAACTCGGTAGCGAAGCAGGGGCAGCTCTCCGAGCTGGAGGTACGCGTCGCCGCCAAGGCAGCCGCCGGCCCGAACCTCGCCCAGGGCAAGCCCTTCACCGCGAGCAGCTACACCGAGGTGTACGTGGCCGCCAACGCGGGCGACGGCAACCGCGCCACGTACTGGGAGAGCAAGAACAACGACCTCCCGCAGTGGGCCCAGGTCGACCTCGGTTCCTCGGTACGGATCAACGAGGTGACGCTCCGGCTGCCGGGCGGCTGGCCCGACCGGACGCAGACACTGAAGATCCAGGGCTCGACCAACGGAACGGCCTTCACCGATCTGACGGATTCCAAGGCCTACGCGTTCAACTCGGGCAACAGCCAGTCGTCGACGATCACCTTCGACGCGACGACCACGCGCTACGTACGCGTCCTGGTCACCGCCAACACGGGCCAGCCCGCGGGGCAACTCTCCGAGCTTGAGGTCTACGGCCCCACGACCGGTGACACCCAGGCGCCGACGGCCCCCGCCGACCTCGCCTACACGGAGCCCGGCACCGGTCAGATCAAGCTGACCTGGAAGGCGGCGACCGACAACACCGGCGTCACCGGCTACGACGTGTACGCCAACGGACAGCTCCGCAGCAGTGTCGCGGGCAACGTGCTGACGTTCACCGACTCGCAGCCCGCGAGCGCCACGGTCGCGTACTACGTACGGGCCAAGGACGCGGCGGGCAACGTCTCGGGCAACAGCAACACCGTGACCCGCCAGGGCCAGTCGGGCGGCGACACGCAGGCGCCCACCGCGCCGGGCTCGCTCGCCTTCACGCAGCCCACGTCCGGGCAGATCAAGCTGACCTGGCAGGCGTCCACCGACAATGTGAAGGTCACCGGCTACGACATCTACGCCAACGGATCGCTGCGCGACTCCGTCGCGGGTGATGTCACCACCTACACGGACAGCCAGCCCGCCAACACCACCGTGGCGTACTACGTACGGGCCAAGGACGCGGCGGGCAACATCTCGGGCAACAGCAACACCGTGACCCGCACCGGCTCCACGGGCGGCGGCTCCAACCTCGCGCAGGGCAAGCCGATCACGGCCAGCTCCAGTGTCTTCACCTTCGTCGCGGAGAACGCCAACGACGGTCTCACCAGCACCTACTGGGAGGGCGCGGGCGGCAGCTACCCGAGCACCCTCGCGGTGAAGCTGGGCGCCAACGCCGACGTGAACCAGGTCGTCGTGAAGCTCAACCCGGACAGCTCCTGGGGCAACCGTACCCAGAACTTCCAGGTGCTCGGCCGCGAGCAGAAGGCGACCGGGTTCACCAGCCTGGTCGCGGCGAAGGACTACGTCTTCAGCCCCTCCAGCGGCAACACGGTGACCATCCCCGTCTCGGGGCGTGTCGCCGATGTCCAGCTCAAGTTCAACTCCAACACCGGCGCCCCCGCGGGCCAGGTGGCCGAGTTCCAGGTGATCGGCGTGGCCGCGCCCAACCCGGACCTCCAGGTCACCAAGATCACCTCGTCGCCCTCGGCCCCGGTCGAGTCCGACCCGATCAGCCTGACCGCCACCGTCACCAACAGCGGCAGCGAGGCGTCGGACGCCACTGACGTGACGTTCAAGCTCGGCGGCGACAAGGCGGGCACCGCCGCGGTGCCGGCTCTCGCGGCGGGCGAGACGAAGACGGTCACCGGTTCCATCGGCGCGCGTGACGCGGGAAGTTACCCGGTGAGCGCCGTGGTCGACGAGGACAACAAGGTCGTCGAGCAGAACGAGGCCAACAACACCTACGCGAGCCCCACTCCCCTGGTCGTCAAGCCGGTGTCCAGCTCCGACCTGGTGGCCTCACCCGTCTCCTGGTCGCCCAGCTCGGCCTCCGCTGGCGACACGGTGACGTTCACCGTGGCCATCAAGAACCAGGGCACGACCGCCTCGGCGGGCGGTGCGCACGGGGTGACCCTGACCGTGACCGACTCCAAGGGCGCCACGGTCAAGACGCTGACGGGAAGCCACAACGGGTCCATAGCGGCGGGCTCCACCACGGCGCCTGTCAGCCTCGGCACCTGGACGGCGGCGAACGGCAAGTACTCCGTGAAGACGGTGATCGCCGACGACGCCAACGAGGTCCCGGTCAAGCGGCAGAACAACACCAGCACCGACGCCCTGTTCATCGGGCGCGGCGCCGACATGCCGTACGACATGTACGAGGCCGAGGACGGCACCACCGGCGGCGGCGCGAAGGTCGTCGGGCCGAACAGGACCGTCGGTGACGTGGCGGGCGAGGCGTCGGGCCGCAAGGCCGTGACACTGAACGACACGGGTGACTCGATCGAGTTCACCACCAAGGCCAGCACCAACACGCTGGTCACCCGCTTCTCGATCCCTGACTCCGCGGGCGGCGGTGGCATCGACGCCACACTCAATGTGTACGTCGACGGCCAGTTCCTGAAGGCCATCGACCTCACCTCCAAGTACGCCTGGCTGTACGGGAACGAGACCGCCCCCGGCAACTCTCCGGGCTCGGGCTCGCCCCGCCACATCTACGACGAGGCCAACCTCCAGCTCGGGAAGACGGTCCCCGCGGGCTCCAAAATCAAGCTCCAGAAGGACGCGGCCAACACCTCGAAGTACGCGATCGACTTCATCAACACCGAGCAGGCCGCCGTCATCGCCAACCCCGATCCGGCGACGTACACCGTACCGGCCGGCTTCTCGCACCAGGACGTGCAGAACGCCCTGGACAAGGTCAGGATGGACACCACGGGCAAGCTCGTGGGCGTCTACCTCCCGGCCGGTGACTACGAGACGTCCAGCAAGTTCCAGGTGTACGGCAAGGCGGTCAAGGTCGTCGGCGCGGGCCCCTGGTTCACCCGCTTCCACGCCCCTTCGTCCCAGGACAACACCGATGTCGGCTTCCGGGCCGAGAACACGGCGAAGGGTTCCTCGTTCGCCAACTTCGCCTACTTCGGCAACTACACCTCACGTATCGACGGGCCGGGGAAGGTCTTCGACTTCTCGAACATCACCGATGTGACCATCGACAACGTGTGGAACGAGCACACCGTCTGCCTCTACTGGGGCGCCAACACCGACTCCATCACCATCAAGAACTCCCGTATCCGTGACACCTTCGCCGACGGCATCAACATGACCAACGGCAGCACCGACAACCACGTCACCAACAATGACGCGCGTTCGACCGGTGACGACAGCTTCGCGCTGTTCTCAGCGATCGACGCGGGTGGCTCGGACATGAAGAACAACGTGTACGAGAACCTGTCGGCCACCCTGACCTGGCGCGCTGCGGGCATCGCCGTCTACGGCGGCTACAACAACACCTTCCGCAACATCCACGTCGCCGACACCCTGGTGTACTCGGGCATCACCGTCAGCTCGCTGGACTTCGGCTACCCGATGAACGGCTTCGGGACCGATCCGACGACACTGGAGAACATCTCCGTGGTGCGGGCGGGCGGTCACTTCTGGGGCTCGCAGACCTTCCCGGGGATATGGCTGTTCTCGGCGTCCAAGGTGTTCCAGGGCATCCGTATCAACAACGTCGACATCGTCGATCCGACGTACAGCGGGATCATGTTCCAGACCAACTACGTGGGAGGCCAGCCGCAGTTCCCGATCAAGGACACCATCCTGAGCGACATCACGATCACCGGGGCGAAGAAGAGCGGCGACGCGTACGACGCGAAGTCGGGGTTCGGTCTCTGGGCCAACGAGATGCCGGAGGCGGGCCAGGGCCCGGCAGTGGGGGAGGTCACCTTCAACGGGCTCAAGATGAGCGGCAACGCGCAGGACATCAAGAACACGACACCCAACTTCAAGATCAACATCAATCCGTAGGCCCGTAGGCCCGTAGGTTCGTAGGCCCGTAGGCCCGTAGGCCCGTAGGCCCGTAGGCCCGTAGGCCCGTAGGCCCGTCGGTCCACAGGCCCGTCGGTCCACAGGTACGGAGCGAGCACACGGCCCTGCGGCCGTGACCGTACGACCCGCACGAGCCGGTCCGTGGCGGAGAACACAGCCACGGACCGGTGGGCCCGTCCCCAAAGGCTCCCAGGCCACAGGGGCGGGCCCGACCGCGTCCCCACCTCGCCCTACCGCGCCGCTCAAGCCGGTTCCGAAGGCTCGTAGGCTTCTTACAGGGGGCCGGGGCAGAAATGGGAGCGGAACACATGGGCAGGAACGGCGGCCGCAAGCGGCCCGGTGGACAGGGCGAAGCGGGCGCCGCGAAGGCCGGCGCCGTGAAAGCGAACGGCGCGAAAGCGGGCGCCGTCAAGGCGGCCGGTGCGAAAACGGACAGCACCAGAACGGACAACACCAAGGGCGCCGCGAAGGCCGGCTCTGCGAAAGCGGAGGGTGTGACGGCGGACACCGCCAAGGCCCCCGCGAAAGCGGACGCGAAGGGCGGCAAGCCCGCGCTCATCCGTCTCCGCCGCGCGGGCCGCACCTACGGGGAGCGCCAGGCGCTGTTCCCGATCGACATGGCGGTACGGGCGGGCGAGTGCGTGGCCCTCATGGGCAGCAACGGCTCCGGCAAGTCGACGCTGCTGCGGCTGGCCTCGGGCAGGGAGAAGCCGACCACGGGTTCCGTGCTCTTCGAGGGCCACCCGATGCGCGAGGAGGACCCGAGGACAAGGGCGCGAATCGCCGTCGTAGGAGACACGGTGTCCTGCTATCCCGACCTCACGGCCCGCGCGCACCTGCTGCTGGTGGCGCGCGCCCAGGGTGTCGGGGACGCGGCGGCCGAGTGGACGGACCGGGTCCTCGCGGAGCGCGGCCTCACCGCCCACGCCGACAGCTACCCTTCGTCGCTCTCCTCCGGCCAGATGCAGTCGCTGCTGCTCGGCTGCGCCTTTGTACGCCCCCGCGACATGCTGATCCTCGACGAGCCCGAGCAGCGCCTCGACCCGGCAGCGCGTGACCGGCTCGCGGAACAGATCAAGCAGGAGAAGCGTGACGGGGTGGCCGTCCTCCTCGCCACCCACCACACGGACCTCGCGGGCAGCACCGCCGACCGTGTGATCGTCCTTGAGGAAGGCCGTGTGATCGCGGCGGGCGCGACGGAGAAGGTCCTCAAGAAGGTGGGCCTGTGACCGCGACGACACAGGAGACGCGGGTCCGGGCGGCGGAGCCCGACCTCGCGTACGGCGACGACATCGACCCCCTGGACCTCGATCCGGGCGACGGCGACTGGCGCCCTGCGGACCACATCCACGAGGACGAGGACGACGAGCCGGCCCCCGACGAGCACGATCCCTACTGGGACGAGCTGACCGACGACACCTTCGCGCATCTGCGCAGGATCAGGGCCGACCACCGCTCGCAGGAGCGCGGCGACAAGGCCTTCATCCTCTACGTGATCACACTCTTCGTCGGCGGGTACGGCGGGCTCTTCGCCCTGCACCTGGTGGAACGCGCCGCCGACAACCCCGGCGGTCCCGCGATCGGCCCGTGGACGGCGGCGCTCGCTCCGATGCTGATGGGCGGCGCCTCGCTCGCCCTGCTCGTCATGGGCCGCAGCGCCCGCTGGGCCGGGCCCGTCCTGCTGGACGCGCCCACGGTCAGCTGGCTGCTGCCGCACCCGGTGCGCTGGGAGCGGCTGCTGCGGCCGAAGTTCCGCGCGGTCCTGATCAAGGGCGGGGCCTCGGGCGCGGTGGTCGGCGCGTTCCTCGGTCTCACGCCGTTCCTCGCGGGCGCCGGTGAGTCGCTCCCCGGGCTCGGTGCGGGTGTCGCGGCCGGCGCCGTGTTCGGCGTGCTGACGGTCGCGGCCGCCGTGCTGATCGAGACGCGTCCCGCGATGCGGCAGGGCCGGTGGAGCCTGCCGCTGGCCGCGCTGACGCTGATGTTCGCGGTCCAGGCGCTGCTGGCCTGGCGTGGGATCGGCTCCTCGTGGTGGCGGACGGTGGACCTGTGGTCAGGGCCCTGGGGCTGGTGCGTCCGAGTGCTCACCGACGGCGCGGCGGGCGACCTGGGGATCGCCTGGGGGCTGGCGCTGGTGCTGCTGCTCGCCGTGACGGTCGCCGTGGCCGTGCGGGCCCACCACGAACTGCGGCTGCTCAGCGGGGAGTCGCTGCGCACCCGCAGCCGTACCGTGCAGGGCGTGACGGGCGCGGTCAACACGGTCGATCTGCGGGCCGCGCGGCTCGCCACCCGTTCCGCCGTACGCCGGGGAGGCCGAGCCTCCTGGTACCTGCGGCGCGGGCCGCTCGCCGCCCTTCTCTCGTCGCCGCCCCGCCGGGCCGTGCTGCTCGTGCCGTGGCGTGACGCCGTGGGGCTGGCCTCGGCCCCCTCGCAGCTCGCGTGGACGGTGGTGTGGTGGGCGTGCGGGCTCACCGCGGCGACGATCATGGCCACGACCGATGCGACGGTCGCCACGGCCGCCTCGCTGATCGTGACGCTGGTCGCCGGGTATCTCGCCGCGGGCTCGCTCACCGAGCCGGCCCGCACGGACTCCGACGATCTGCGCCGCTCGCGCCTGCTGCCGTACACCTACCAGAACCTGATGCTGCTCCACTCGCTCCTGCCCATCGTGCTGCTCGCTGCCCTTGGTGGGCTGGGTGTGGGGGCGCTCGCCCTCTGGGGGCTGCCGCTGGCGCCCGGGGTGGTCATGCTGATGGCGGTGCCCGCGTGGGTGACGGCGGCCCTCGTGTCGGCGAACAGGGGCAGCATGCCGCAGTCCCTCTTCGTGGGCGAGGACACGATGTGGGGCAACACCTCCCCGCTCAAGGTGGTGCTGTGGCACTCCCGCGCCCCACTCGCGCTCGGCGCCGTCCTGGCGTTCGCGGTCTTCCAGATCGGCCGGGGCCCGGCAACGGCGCAGGGCTGGTCGATCCCGTCGGTGCTGTGCGTCGCGGCGGCGGGCATCGGCTTCTGGTGGGTCGAGGGCCGCGCGGGCCGGCTCTACAGGGACGCGGGATGAGCTGACCGCGTCCTGTACCCGTCTCCGTGGCGGGGGTAGACCCCTTGGGGCGGGGCGGGTCGCTCGCACGGCGCCGCCCTCAGTGGTCCCAGTGGCCCGGCCTGGTCAGCGTCGCCGGAATGCGGGTCGACGCGTCGCCCTTGGCCGCGTTGAGCTGTGGCTGGGTGAGGAAGAGGGCGCCGGTGAGGTCGGCGCCGCGCAGGTCCGTGTCCCTGAGGTCGGCGCCGATGAGGTCG from Streptomyces tsukubensis encodes:
- a CDS encoding DUF6243 family protein; its protein translation is MAKSRNNLLGVGGQRSKMSRGNQDALTTGPADRKAAVGQKQELARKMRERNEALKAAAEREPGAEAPASDSDSGADSGAGAESGAGNGS
- a CDS encoding MFS transporter, producing the protein MPTAPTGGQPQTAAPVLSPLGLFTVLLGAALPLIDFFIVNVALPAIGRDLAAGEATLELVVAGYGVAYAVLLVLGGRLGDLLGRRRLFLTGMAAFGVTSLACGLAPTAATLVAARIAQGAAAALMLPQVLATIHATTQGPRRAKALSLYGATSGLAMVAGQILGGVLVAADVAGTGWRAIFLVNVPVAVVGLLFTSRSVPETRSPRPSAVDIPGTLLLALSLVSLLLPLTEGRAAGWPVWTWVVLAVFPVAATVFFRVERRLERAGRAPLVPPSLLELVPLRRGLSLVVPFSIGFGGFMFVMAVALQQGLTMGPVPAGLAMTPLAVTFFAASLAGPRLVRRYGSRVITAGGLIQAVGVTVIALTVLGDWSHLGIAGLAPGMAVAGLGQGLQLPVLVRVILAEVPADRAGTGSGVMVTTQQSALALGVATLGTLFLALAGSDGMRTALTVALFVLLAVVVLTAALSLRLPRTIT
- a CDS encoding ThuA domain-containing protein gives rise to the protein MTSRISSRLSVRGLASAAALLLSAALLVPATGAQATPGPGTEADPFQVLVFSKTAGFRHDSIPAGIQALTELGTEGDFTVTATEDAAAFTPANLSTYEAVVFLSTTGDVLDDTQQNALKGYVDSGGGYLGVHAAADTEYDWPYYETLVGAWFKSHPAVQQAEVVTEDRSHPATAHFDETWAHTDELYNYRTNPRARVHVLQNLDETSYSGGEMGGDHPITWCHQQGAGRSFYTGLGHTAESYADEDFRLLLLGGVRYAAGAVGADCGVDGE
- a CDS encoding PQQ-dependent sugar dehydrogenase; amino-acid sequence: MSGRPRRSGLKLLTALALVLGAGAATTGTATSAQGAAKDIPAADYQQVQLAHGAAEMGGEAMSLAVLPDKSVLHTSRDGTLRLTDASGATKTAGTLDVYSHDEEGLQGVAVDPAFATNRYLYLYYSPKLDTPAGDAPTTGTAADFDRYKGHLNLSRFTLKTDGTLDKATEKVLLEVDNDRGQCCHVGGDLDFDSKGNLYLTTGDDTNPFESAGYSPLDERADRNPQFDAQRSSGNTNDLRGKVLRIKPTADGGYTVPAGNLFAPGTAKTRPEIYAMGFRNPFRMSVDKANDTVYLGDYGPDAGTTDPNRGPSGQVEFNRITSAGNYGWPYCTGTNTATETYNEYTFPDGPSGAKYDCAGGPTNNSPHNTGLDKLPPAKAAWIRYAGDEGSPPEFGSGSESPMAGDVYHFDAGLDSKVKFPQSLDKRFFATEYGRKWIKTVEVEGDGSPGAIESFPWTGSQVMDSEFGPDGAMYVLDYGSGSDNQALYRIEYIAGSNRNPVAKASVDKTSGTTPLAVKFSSEGSSDPEGGKLTYAWDFGDGATSTEANPSHTYTKNGTFKPTLTVKDPEGLTGTSSLVVTAGNTAPTVNLTAPTDGQLFAFGDTVPFTVTGSDPEDGPLDCAKVKVTYSLGHDSHQHEITSKNGCSGTLTVPSDGEHDAAANLYGVFDAQYTDSAGLTSHSVRKLQPRHRQAEHYTAMSGIEKAGHGPAEGGTTVGFTDDGDWISFQPYVLTGAKTLKARVSSAGPGGTIELRAGSATGTLVATATVKPTGNWESFVDVSAPMSGAPSGTTSLYLVFKGPSGQGNLFDVDSFTLEP